CAATCATCGGCGTCTCGGTGCCGGGTTGAAGCACACTGGCGCAGGTCAGATGCGAAATGTCGCCTGTGACCCTGAGTGATCCATGCGCGCCCCACCCCTTGGCGTGGACAACGCGCTCGGGAATCCGTTCGCGGTTCTGATGTGCCAGTTTCTCGATGAGTTGCCAGTCCTGGATCAGGACCGGGCCACGATCGCCGGCGGAGAGACTATTCTGGTTGTCAGCAACCGGCGCGCCGGCGGTGGTTGTGAGGCGTGGTGCCGAAGTGTCTTGGGGATGCATCATCAATCCTGTTCGTTCGAGCCACGCCGTATTCCGGCTTCTTGCGCGTGCCATCGCCTGATCGTGCTGGCACGCTGAAGGCTCGGTACAGAGCTGAGCATTGATTAGAATTCTAGCGAACGGATCGAGGGTCTATGTCGCCGAGCCTGCTGCAAAGATGCCGATCTTGCGATTTGGTTCCGAGGCCGGTCGGCCACAAACTGCATCCTTTGCGCTGCCCAATTGACAGTGCCCGGCCTGCGCCCGGGGGCGGCTTGTGCCAGGCCCTGAAGCAGCGGGCTCTGATATCAGCGCAAGAGTGGATGCGCAGAACCGTCCACGTAGGTCGACGTATGCTCGGGCATCTGCTTGCAGAGATTCCCGATTGGTCGAAGCCGACAGCGCGATCTCGTTGCTGACGATCGCCTGCTACACGAAATTGTGCTTTGAGGCCCATCTTTGGTCGATAGCGGCCCTCCGACGCCCAAGCAGGCGACCACGCGCTAAAGGTTTATCCCCACATAGCCAATTCTTGCCCACTCCTCGAACAATGCCCTGAGCAATCTTACCGTCAGGTCAGAGCGATTGACCGCCGCTCGGCTCGGCTTCTGCTTTTTTCTACAGATCGGCAATCTTGAGTTACATCCATCTCCTTTCTATAATGGCTGGAATAACATCCTTAAAATTATCCCGTGTGAGGAAGTCGTCGCGAGGAGGCTTAGCCGCCTCACAGGAGATGCGATATGGGATTACACGCGCATACTTCTTCCTCGCAACGGCATTGCGATGGGCCACCGGGGTCCTGTGTGCGAACACTGAATTCACCAGGCAGAGCCGCCGACCGCTTCGAAGTTGCGCGTCCGGCCGGGGATACACTGTGCACAGAACTGCCGACCATTGTCGTTGGTCGAGACTTGATCGACGGTGGCCGTCTACACCACGACCGCGATCATGGAGGCGCGGTAATCGCCCTGAAAGTCGGGCATTCGTCGAACCAAGTGCTTGCCAGGGTGTTCGCCAAACACATGCGCGCCACGCCGTCCGAATTTTGGCGAGCGATGTGCGAATTTGTTTCCCATCGAACAATTTTCACGCGCATCCCACTCTGCAGGGACGCCGATGACCGTGCATGACCATACTTCATTCGCCCAGTGGCACAGCAAGGGCCGACACGCGTCTTACGTGCGGGCCAGGAAATCATCCGGTGGCGTCCTGGATCTGCTGGAGGTGTTGCGACCGGCCGGGGACATGTCCCGCCCGGCCTTGCCGGACATTGTCCTGATAGAGGACATGCTGGGCTGCAAGCGAGTTGTGGCGGACTTGGGGGGAGGTCGCTTCGATGTGGCGACCAGAAAGGGCACACTCGCCCTCGCTGCGCCGAACTTCGCGACCACAGTGGTCAATGATGAGCGCCACCGGCTTCGCAGCTTGGCCTTCCCTCTGGCGCAGTGGGAAAGCGTGCTTGACGAGGCGGCCGGCGGCAAATTCTCGTTCGACACGTCCTTCGTCTTCGGCCGATTGTCCGACTCGCCGGTTATCCGGTCGGCGCTGCGGAACCTTTGGGCGCTCAGCGATGACGAAGGGGCGCCGTCGCGACTACTGGCGCGAGCGGCAGGCTGCGAGATCCTGGCCGAACTGTGTCGCCTGGGCGGCGCGCCGTTCACACCGGTCAAGGGCGGCCTTGCCACTTGGGTCGAGCGGCGCGCTCTGGAGCTGATGCAAGCGCGGCTTGCTGAAGACATCAGCCTAGACGAACTGGCTGCCGAGGCCGGGCTGTCGCCTTTCCATTTTGCGCGCATGTTCAAGCAGAGCGTGGGCGTGCCGCCGCGGGTCTACCTGACGCGTTTGCGGGTGGAGAAAGCCTGCGACCTCCTCGAACATTCTGACCTTCCGATCACTGCGATCGCCCTGGAAGTCGGGTACTCGTCGAACCAGGTTCTTGCCCGGGTGTTCGCCAAGCACATGCGCGTCACGCGGTCCGACTATCGTCGCGCGGTGCGTGATCCGCGGCGCCAGATCTCGCTTCAAATGAGACGTGGAGCACCTTCAACGCCTGAGATTAGGCAGTGACCGTGCATGTCAATTCAGCTTCCGCCCGGTGGTACAGTGAAGGCCACTGCGGATATCACCTTCGCACGATTAAGTCCTCGGGTGGAATCCTCGATCTGCTTGAGATTGAGCGACCGGGAGGGAACATGTCTCGTGCAGGCCTGCCGGATCTCGTACTGGTCCAGGACATGCAAGGCGGTAGCCGTATCAGCGGCAACCTGGGAGGAGGGAGCTTCGACGTGATGAGTGAAAACGGCGCACTGTTTCTGGGTGCGCCGAACTTCGCCCTTACCTCCAACGCCGACATCGGCCATCGGATGCGTGCCGTGGCATTTCCTGTGGCGCAGTGGCACAAGATGCTGGACGAAGCCGTCGACGGCCCGTTTTCTTTCGACCTTGCCCGTGTCTATGACGGGATGTTCGACTCGCCTGAGATCCGGTCGGCGCTGGGGACTTTATGGGCTCTTATCAAGGAGGAGGGTACACCGTCGCGATTGCTGGCGCGCGCGGCAGGCTGTGAGATTCTGGCCGAACTCTGCCGGTTGGGCGGGGCACCGTTAACGCCGTCAAAAGGGGGGCTTGCCCCCTGGGCCGAGCGGCGCTGTCTCGAACTGATACGTGCGCGGCTCACGGAAGACATCAGTCTCGATGAACTGGCGGCCGAGGCGCGCCTCTCGCCCTACCATTTCGCCCGCATGTTCAAGAAGAGCCTTGGCTTGCCACCCCGGCTCTACCTGACGCGACTGCGCGTGGAGAAAGCCTGCGAACTCCTCGAACATTCGAACCATCCAATCACGGAAATAGCCCTGGAAGTTGGGTACTCGTCGAACCAGGTTCTTGCCCGTGTATTCGCCAAGCACATCGGCGTCACGCCATCCGAATTTCGCCGCGCGGTGCGCGATCCGGCTCGCCCATCAAGCTCTTTTTCAGCGCGTCCCACTCCGGTGAGACAGCCATGACTGTCCATACCAGTTCCTCAGTCGCGCAGTTGCATAGCAAATGCCGACATGAGTCCTACTTGCACGCGATAAAATCCCCGGGCGGGGTCCTTGATATGCTTGAGGTGGCGCAACCCGCCGGGGATATGACGCGCCCATCCCTTCCAGATATTGTTCTATATGAGGACAGGCTTGGCAATGGTCGTGTAAGGTCAGACTTGGGAGGAGGGCGCTTTGATGTAATAAGCGAGAAGGGACTCCTCAATCTAGCTGCGCCGAACTTTGCCACCACGGCAATCATGGAGGCAAGCCATAAGGTGCGCAGTCTAGTGTTTCCCTTGGCGAAGTGGCAGGATCTCGTCAACGAAGCGGCCGATGGGCGGTTTTCCTTCGATACCTCATTGAACTATGGCCGAGTGTTCGATTCGCCGCCGATCCGGTCGGCGCTGCGGAGCCTTTGGGCGCTCTGCGAAGACGAAGGTGCGCCATCGCGTCTTTGGGTGCGGGCTGCAGGCTGCGAGATCCTGGCCGAACTCTGTCGCCTGGGCGGCGCGCCGTTCACACCGGTCAAGGGCGGCCTTGCCCCTTGGGTCGAGCGGCGCGCACTGGACCTGATGCGTGCGCGGCTCTCGGAAGACATCAGCCTCGACGAACTGGCTGCCGAGGCGCGGCTTTCACCCTACCACTTCGCCCGCATGTTCAAAAAGAGCTTCGGCGTGCCACCCCGGGTCTACCTGACGCGACTGCGTGTGGAGAAAGCCTGCGACCTCCTCGAACATTCGGACCTTTCCATCACGAAAATCGCCCTGGATGTCGGATACTCGTCGAACCAGGTGCTTGCCCGGGTGTTCGCAAAGCACATGCGCGTCACGCCATCCGACTATCGTCGCGCCGTTCGCGATCCGAAGCGATCTTTCGCGCCTTAGTGAAATTCGAGCGCGTGGGCAGACGGCCGGGTTCGCGGCACTGGAGCCGGCGGGCTCAAAGGGATGTGGTTCAGTCCCGGGCAATTATTCAACCTGCGCCAATCAGCGTGATGGCGCCGGCTTCGGATGGTGGCTCGCTGAAAGGCCTGTGTCAGGCCGTTCTATGTCGCCTTCGGGTCAGGCATCCCAACTGTCTCTCCGTCCGACAGATTTTGTCGGAGCCACTCTGCCGCCTCCGTGACATCGGCGCCGGACAACGCATGATTGGCCGAAAGCGTGCGGGCGTCGACATTCGCCCCGCGTGCGCGCAGGCCGTCTGCTGGCGATGACCCGGATCGGACGAAGCGGTCATCACGTCCATCGAGCAGCAGCACGCGCGTTCCCGCGAGATCCGCTGCCTCAGGTGGCTCCATCATCTGCATGCCGCGCATCAAGATCGCGTGGCGCACGACACCGGGACGCAACTGGATGACGGCAGCGAGCAGGTTTGCGCCATTGGAATAGCCAAGAAAGACAAGCCTCTGTCGGTCCAGCCCGTATGCGCTGATGGCGGCTTCGACGAAGGCTGCGAAGGCTTCCGCCTCGCCGCGGAGATCCGCCTGATCGACCGTCGTGGCGTCGATCCGGCGGAACCAGCGATTGGATCCGTCCTCGGTCGCCCGGCTGCGCACCCCTAGGAGCGTTGCGTGCGGTGCCATGCGGCGCGCGATCGGCATCAGGTCGGCTTCGTGCCCGCCGCTGCCATGCAGTAGCACCAAAGTCGTGCCATCTGGGTGCTCCGGCCGGTTGAACCGGTGGATGAAGGGGAGGTCGCGCGCGGGAAAGCGCTCTTCGCCAGGCAGAGCGAACTGCGGCAGCATTGCTCTGAGATCTTCCGCCCGGGCGGCATCCTGTGGCGGCAGGAACAAGGTCTGGCCCAGCTCCCCCTGCGCTTCGTCTACGGTCATTCCCGGCCCATCGGTCGCGAATTCCATGAGAATTCCGGCAGGATCACGAACATAGAGCGACAGGAAATACTTCCTGTCATGAACCTCGGTCGGTCCATGGCTTCTCAGCGACAACCGCATTGACCTTACCGCATCGGCATCCTGCGCGCGGAAAGCCATATGGTCCGGAACGCCGGCGCCCGGCACAGAGGGCACAAAGCCCGACACATCCCTCACGTCGACGACGTCTGTCTCGGACATCATGCGCTGTGTGAGGCCTTGGCGCTCTCCGTACCTGTAGCCGAAGCGGGTCACGAACTCTGCGGTTTCCACCGCCTTGTCGGTCAAGACGGTCACACCCCGCAGCCGGGTCGGTGCGCCCGCAAGCGGCGCTGGCGTCGGCATGTCGATACCCACCAGTTTCACGATCAGCCCGTCGGGATCTTTCAGCCGCAAAACCGGCTCGCCGAACTCGCGGAAGGGGCCCTCAATTGGGACATGAGCCGCAAGCGCTTTTGTCAGCCAGTCGCCGACGGAGGCCGGCGCAACCGCAAGCGCCACCTCCGAGACCTGTCCGATACCGGTACGGCCTCGGCCGGCGGCTTCCCACACAAGGAAGGTCAGCAGCGATCCGGGGCTGCCGATGCCGTCCCCGTAGAGCAGGTGCAGTTGTTCCGCATCCGCGTATCCGCCGGTCCGCTTAACGAGCTTGAGGCCCAGGAAACCGACGTAGAAGTCGACGTTGTCCTGCACGTTGGCGGTAATGCCGGTGACGTGGTGAAGGCCGGTTGCCGTTCCGTCCAGGGCAATCGCGGTCAATTGCCGGCCTCGCTGTCAAGGCCATTCCGTACTGCCGGATCGGCAGCTAACCTGTCATGTAACGTCTGCACGTTGGGGTACTCCTTCGCCGCATCAGGGTAACAAAACCACACGCCCCAGAACGGGATTCTCTTCGGCATAGGCATGCGCAGCCGCGGCATCGGCAAGGCTGAACGTTCTGTCGATGAGAACTTCGAGTGTGCCTGCGGCTGCCTTTTCAAGCATGCTGGCAATTGACTTGTGGATGTCCGGCTTTTCGAGTTGGGTGCCCATGAACACCCCCAAGAGCGACTGGTTTGCCTGGAGTGCCGGCCAGAGGTCGAGCTCAAGGGACGACCGCCCCGCATTGCCGACGAAAACCAGACGTCCCTCTAATCGCAGCGACGCCAGTGAGTCCGTCAACGTGGAACCCACAGGATCCACGACAAGGTCCACACCCCGTCCCGCCGTCAACCGCATGATCTCTTCCGGTACATTGACCATGCGATAGTCGATCGGGTGTGTAAGACCGAGGGTCGCCAAACGCGCCGCCCGTTCCGCGCCGGAGACCGTGGCAATCACCGTTGCCCCGTGCCGATGGGCCAGTTGGATAGCGGCGGCGCCAACTCCGCCGGCGCCGCTCTGAATGAGAACTGTCTCTCCTTCAACCAGACCTCCTCTTGAAAAGAGAGAGTGGAAGGCTGCGCCAAAGGAAATCGGCAAAGCGGCGGCCGCGGAGATTGCCAGGCCCCCGGGCACGATCCAAGTTCTGGTCGCTTTGACTGCCCGCAGCTCTGCATGTGATCCGCTCATGTCGAAGCTCGTGACCTTCTGGCCGATAAAGCGGTCCTCAACATCCGCGCCGACGGCGATGATCTCGCCCGCGGCTGCATATCCCAGAATGTGTTTCGGTGCGGGAGGTGGGGTCGATGCCCGGTGGATGAGATCGCCACCTTCAATGGAAATAGCTTCGACCTTGATCAAAACTCCGTCGCGAGCACAGGAAGGGTCGGGAGCGTCCTCATAGTGCAGGACGTCCGGATCGCCCGGAGCGTTTTGGATGGCTGCCTTCATTTGTTGTCTTGGCGCCTCTTTTTTTCGGCCCCATCGTTGCGTTCCCTTTTGTCCGCGCCCCTGGACAGTCCGAAGGGAACCGGCAAGTCATTCGGCGGGTGGGAGTGTCGCAGTGCCACCGGTTTCTTGAAGCGCCTCTGCCGCACCCTTGGCCGCGGCATCGATCACATCCGCGACTGCCTCCGGCCGTGTCAGGAACACGACATGGCTTCCGGGCACCTCGGTCGTTTCGGCACCAATACGGCTGGCAGTGCTGCGCAGAAGATCGGGGGCAATGGCACCATCTTCCGTGGCAACGACGTACCAGCTTGGCTTGTTCATCCAGGCGGCGACGGTCACCGGGGCTGCGAGTGCGGCCATTGATATCGGAACCTGCGCATCCCGCAGGAACGCCGCATCGGCCTCGTCGGCGTCGCCGGCAAAGCCCGCGCGGAACAGGTCTGAATTAAGGTAGGCGAACCCGTCGGACTGTTCTTCGGGCACGAAGTTCGGCGGCGGCGGGATTTCGGCATACTGGTCAAGTGTTGACTGGCCGATCTCGGGTGCAAACGCCGCTACGTAGACAAGCCCCGCGACGATCGGATCGACGCCGGCCTCGGTGATGACGCTGCCGCCATACGAATGACCCACCAGGATCACCGGGCCGTCTTGCCGGTTCAGGACCCGCCGGGTCGCCGCGACATCGTCGGCGAAGGAGGTCAGCGGGTTTTGAACGATGCTCACGGCATAGCCGCGCGCGGTCAGGTTGTCGTAAACCCCGCGCCACCCGGACCCGTCGGCGAAAGCACCGTGGACAAGTACGATGTTGCGAATAGGTTCGGCATGGGCGTCGGTGCCGAAGGCGACGCCGCCCGCGACCGCTGCGGCGGCCATGGTTTTCAAGGTAGTGTTCATTGCCGTTTTTCCTTCTAATCTGGAAGGGTGGGGCGCGACTGTCACCACGGGTCGCCGAGACGCGGCACATGCCGGTGACCCGACAAAGGTGGAAAACGTCCTGCTCAATCCTTCAAAAGCCCGATGTTTGATACGCATCGCGGAACCCGCTTCCTGAGAGAGACACTAGCGCGCGGCCAGGAATTCTGCGGCGCTGAAGCTGCCGTTGGGGTGCCGATCTTGCGGATCAATAACCCCCAGGATGGGAAGGATTTGCTACGTCTGTCGATCTTGTTGGTTCGGCCCAACGGTTCGTGGCTACCGGATCGCCGGCCGCATTCTTCGGCAGACGCCGGCGGAACGTCGCAAGCAGGGATACCCCGTCTCCGGCAACCGCGACGAAAAGTGTCGTGGCAACGCTGGTGCTGGTGGCACGCGACATTGAAAGCGGCATGAGCCGCGAGCATCGGGACGACTTGCCAGAGAATTGGGAGGCCGGACGGCAAGCCGGAGTTGCCCGGCGAAGCTCCGTTCCGTTCAGGCGTGCAACGGCCAGCATCGGCGTAATCTTTGATAAACAACCTGCCCGAACGTGCTCTTCTTCCTCACGGTAGCGGAGTGAAGCTCATGCGCGGCGCACAACGGTGCCCGGGTTGCTGTCTCGCTTGGGTCCAGCAGCGCACCCGTCCGGCCACTCAAGGCCGGGAAACCGGCACCGCCCAACGGGATGGTGCGTGATCCGCGGTAATCCTGAAACGGGGGACTTCTGCTCTGCAGTCAGGAGAAGGTTTCGGGCAAAACGTATCGTTCAAGAACTCGCGCAGGGACACGGGGCAAAGGAAGCAAGAACGGCACCGGCTCGGCAGGTTCTGCAACGCAGCATTTTCGGCCACTCGCTAGTTTCCATGGGACATTCCAGACTTCTCTCGAGACCAAGGAACTTGAGATGGCTCTCCGCAACGGCCTTGCCTCCCTCCTTCGCCCCGAAGATTCCGTTCTGGTCCTGATCGACCATCAACCTTACCAACTGGCGAACCTGAACAGCCACGACCCGCATATGGTCGTCAACAACTCGGCCGCGCTGGCGAAGGCCGCCAAGGTGTTCGGCGTGCCCACCATCCTGACCAGCGTCGTCGAGGCTCGCGGCGGTCACATCTTTCCGCAGATCACCGAGGTTTTTCCGGACCAGGAGGTGATCGACCGGACGCTGATCAACACCTGGGAGGACCCCAAGGTGGTCGACGTGGTCAAGGCGACAGGCCGCAAGCAACTGGTCCTGGCCGGCCTATGGACCGAGGTCTGCGTCGCGATGCCGGCCATCCAGGCGGCCGGCGAAGGTTGGGATGTGACAGTCGTCACCGATGCGTCCGGCGCCGTGTCGACAGAGGCGCATGAGATCGCCATCCAGCGCATGATCGCGGCCGGCGTGAACATGATCACCTGGATGGCGCTGGCGGCGGAATGGCAGCGCGACTGGGCGCGGGCCAAGACCGCCGGGCCGCTCAACGAGGTGGTCATCCAGCATGCCGCTGGCAGCGGCATCGCCTATCTGTGGGAGCAGCAGCTGCTCAATACGCCGCTGCCGAACCCGGCGGGCTGATCGGCCTGGATGGCGACGCGGGCCTCGGGGCATTCCTGGAACCGGCTTGGCCTCGTCATCCATGGCACTGCCCAAAGCTGCGGCGAAGGAGGGACCGATGGATTTCGAGAAACTCATGCAGGCCAACCTCGATTTGGTGTTCGGCGAACATGACTCTGCACGGCGCATCGCGGCGATCCGCGACATCTACCATGAGGACGCGGAGCTTCACGAACCCGACCGTTCGGTCCGTGGGCACGAAGCAATCTCGCAGGCTGTGACCGATCTTCAGGGGCATCTGCCTGCGGGTTTCGTGTTCACCGCGGTCAGGCCGGCATCGGGCCACAACGGCGTCGGTCGCCTGCAGTGGGGCGCCGGCCCGGCCGGGGGGCCGTTTGCGGTCACGGGGACCGATGTCGCGCATGTCGATGGCGGACTGATCCGGACCCTGCATGTTTTCCTCGATCAACCGGACCCTTGAATAGCGGCGCGTCCAGAACGGAAAGCGCGCGGACAACCGTTCCTCCAGAGCCTCAGTCGGATTGAAGGAGCTGCTGCAATGACCGAACATGGCTTTCCCGTGGGGCTGGAGATGGATGTCTCCTATCCGGATTTCCAAGTCAGCCTGACGCTCCTGTCCACCGAGCAATTGCGGTTCGAGATCAAGGAAGGGCCGTTCGCCCGGACGGAGACCGTCGACATCCAGGTCGTACCGATCGGCAATGGCATCTTCGCCGTAAGCTGGCAGGAGGAAAGCGACGCGACGGTCACCAACGTTCAGGACTACGATCACGGCGTTGTCTTCTCGTTCGCGACCCTGCCCGGCGGGCAATTCCTGCGAATGACCGGGACGATGACGATCACTCGGCCGGCGCATCGCATTTCCGACGATCGGCCGCGGCGCAACAAGGAACTCGTCCTCGAGGCGATGACATCGCTCTTCCAGAATCATGACGCGTCGGCGGTGGAACGGCTCTACGCGCGGGACTACATCCAGCACAACCCGAACATTCCCCAGGGCCGCGAAGCATTGCAGGCGCTCGTCGCCGGCCTGGCGGAGCACGTCTTCTACGAGCCCGGACTGATCGTCGCCGAAGGCGATCTCGTCGCCATACACGGCCGCATTCGCGGCTGGGCGGACGAACCGCTGATCGCAGTCGATATCTTTCGGGTCGAGGATGGCAGGCTGGCCGAACACTGGGACGTGTTGCAGAGCGAAACGGCAGCAACGGCGGCCGACAGCGGTGTTTCGATGTTTGACCCGGAGGAAGGCGCACGCCGTGCTCACCCCGAACCGGCGTGGTCGCGAGCGACCCGGCCCGACCCGCTCCACCGGGATCGACAATGACTTGCGACGATCCATGCTCGACAGCTCGTCGACAGTCTCAAGCCCATCCTTCCCGACCTGGCGACAGGGCAGCCTCCCTCGGCAGCCGATCGCATGTCGGACCTTTTTGAGGAGATCGGGGCCGCTGACCATGCCGGGCTCGGTGTCTTGGGCATCGGCGAGCCTCATCGCGCCGAAATGCCGATTTCGCGACTGGCATCATTCCAGCCGCCGCTGCGGCCCGGACCAGCAACATCTTATCGGAGAACGAAGTCATGAAAGTCGTAATGATTCTGACGTCGCATGACCGGCTCGGCGACACCGGCCGCAAGACCGGTTTCTGGCTCGAAGAGCTGGCCGCGCCCTATTATGTTTTCAAGGAAGCTGGCTACGAGATCACGCTCGCGTCGCCGGACGGCGGCCAGCCGCCGCTTGATCCCAAAAGCAACGAGCCCAACTTCCAGACCGAGGACACGCGCCGCTTCGAGGCCGACGCTGAGGCGCGGGAAGCGCTGGCGAATACCGTGAAGCTCGCCGACATATCCCAGGCTGATTTTGATACGGTCTTTTATCCTGGCGGCCACGGCCCGATGTGGGATCTCGCCGAAAGCCCGGTTTCGGCGGCGCTGATCGAAAGCTTCCTTGCCGCGGACAAGCCGGTCGCGCTGGTGTGCCACGCGCCGGGCGTACTCCGTCACGTCAAGACGCCGAACGGCCGTCCGCTCGTCGAAGGAAAGAAGGTCACCGGCTTCACCAACAGCGAGGAGGCCGCCGTCGGCCTGACGGAAGTCGTGCCGTTCCTCGTCGAGGACGAGTTGCAGGCCAAGGGCGGCATCTATTCGAAGGGTCCTGACTGGAGTTCGTACTTCGTGCAGGACGGCCTGTTGATCACCGGCCAGAACCCGGCCTCGTCCGCCGCCGCCGCCCGGCGCCTCGTCGAGGAACTCCGAGCGTCGAAATGAGCGGCTGCGTGGTCTTCGTCCGTGACCACGGTTACCGACGAGCAGGCGCTCGATCGCGACCGGGAGCGGACGCCGGCCGCGTGCGACGCGCACCCGCTAGAACTGCTGGCCTTCTGCGGTCCTCACGAGGCGCTCGAGGGCGAGCCGGTCGACGGGGTTGCGATCGTGCGCTTCCCACGATGGAGAAAAAGCATGAAGGTATTCATCGTTGGTATCGGCGGCGGCGTCGGCCGTCGTGTCGGGGAGCAACTCGCCGCGGCGGGTGACGAACCCACCGGTCTTGTACGTCAGCAGCGTCAGGTCGAGGCGCTGGCATCCCTCGGCATCAAGACCAAGTTCGGCGACCTCGTCGCGATGTCGGTCGATGAGCTCGCCGACGCGGTGCACGGCGCCGACGCGGTCGTCTTCAGCGCCGGCGCCGGCGGCAAGGACGGCGACGATGCGACGACCCGCATCGATGGCGATGGGCCGGGCAAGCTCGCAGAGGCGGCAGCGCTCGCCGGCGTGCGAAGGTTCATACTCGTCTCCGTCTTCCCCGAAGCTTGGCGCGAGCGGCGCATGGACGCTTCGTTCGAGCATTACATGGTTCAGAAGAAGCGGGCGGAAATCGCGCTCGTTCAGACAGATCTCGACTGGCTGATCGTCCGCCCCTCTGCGCTTCTCAACGATCCGGGGACGGGCCGGGTCGATCTTGGTCTCGCCAAGGTCCACGAGCAGATCACGCGCGACGACGTCGCAACCACGGTCGTCGCGCTGCTCAAATCGTCCGACCTGAGCCGCCTGATCCTGGAGGTGACTGGCGGGGAAGTACCTATCGCCGAGGCGGTAGCGGCTGTCCGAGAAGCCACTGCGCCGTGCGGCTCCGAGCAAGCGTGACACGTCAATGCGCGCTTATCACACAGGGCACTCCCGTCGATCGGTGATCGCGATGCTCGCAGGAACGGCGATGATCGCCGTTATGGCGGGGCCCTGATATGGCGCAGATGAGAGCTCGGCGGCCGAGGCTTGAACCTGTAGAGGTGTTGGCGAAGGTCACTGCAGCGCTATGGAGCAGACGGGATCGCCCACCGCTCGTCTCTGGTTGGATGGCTCAACCGCATGTGCCTGAGAAAACCCGTGCGGGGACCTGGTTCCAGGAGTCCCCGGCCTCCAGTGCAATGTACGTGATAGGAAGGTTCGTCTGACCGTTCATGATCACCGCACGCTCCGTCGGTACCAACAACTGGAGAGTTCAAGCTGTGCCCAAAGGATCGGACATTCTTGTCGCCGCGCTGGAGAACGAAGGCGTGGAGCGCATCTTCGGCGTGCCGGGCGAGGAGAACCTCGACCTCCTCGACTCGGTGCGAACCTCCGGCATCGAACTCGTTGTGACCCGTCACGAGCAGGCCGCGGCCTTCATGGCCGCGACGCATGGACGGCTGACGGGCAGGCCTGGCGTCTGCCTGGCC
The DNA window shown above is from Amorphus orientalis and carries:
- a CDS encoding nuclear transport factor 2 family protein, whose protein sequence is MTEHGFPVGLEMDVSYPDFQVSLTLLSTEQLRFEIKEGPFARTETVDIQVVPIGNGIFAVSWQEESDATVTNVQDYDHGVVFSFATLPGGQFLRMTGTMTITRPAHRISDDRPRRNKELVLEAMTSLFQNHDASAVERLYARDYIQHNPNIPQGREALQALVAGLAEHVFYEPGLIVAEGDLVAIHGRIRGWADEPLIAVDIFRVEDGRLAEHWDVLQSETAATAADSGVSMFDPEEGARRAHPEPAWSRATRPDPLHRDRQ
- a CDS encoding type 1 glutamine amidotransferase domain-containing protein, translating into MKVVMILTSHDRLGDTGRKTGFWLEELAAPYYVFKEAGYEITLASPDGGQPPLDPKSNEPNFQTEDTRRFEADAEAREALANTVKLADISQADFDTVFYPGGHGPMWDLAESPVSAALIESFLAADKPVALVCHAPGVLRHVKTPNGRPLVEGKKVTGFTNSEEAAVGLTEVVPFLVEDELQAKGGIYSKGPDWSSYFVQDGLLITGQNPASSAAAARRLVEELRASK
- a CDS encoding NAD(P)H-binding protein, with translation MTTVTDEQALDRDRERTPAACDAHPLELLAFCGPHEALEGEPVDGVAIVRFPRWRKSMKVFIVGIGGGVGRRVGEQLAAAGDEPTGLVRQQRQVEALASLGIKTKFGDLVAMSVDELADAVHGADAVVFSAGAGGKDGDDATTRIDGDGPGKLAEAAALAGVRRFILVSVFPEAWRERRMDASFEHYMVQKKRAEIALVQTDLDWLIVRPSALLNDPGTGRVDLGLAKVHEQITRDDVATTVVALLKSSDLSRLILEVTGGEVPIAEAVAAVREATAPCGSEQA